One genomic region from Burkholderia latens encodes:
- a CDS encoding AAA family ATPase has translation MTTAMVKQELAVASFSTVYDLEQVETALNDLNESASDALRATYERMLKTGNLRFCVKPNRMPSFDELDDALPNFTEPLGDVRKQVALCLETEDRLELMPILLLGPPGIGKTHFAKALAQLLGTAYHYVPMSSLTAGWILSGASSQWKNAKPGKVFDALVNGSYANPVIAVDEIDKAGSDAQYDPLGALYALLEHDTARAFVDEFAEVPIDAGNVIWIATANDAHAIPEPLLNRMNVYEIAPPDAAGARRIARTIYDEIRSSHAWGRRFPDTLDDDVLDVLAATPPRTMRRALLHAFGAARLAGRDVIAPSDIRADEGAAKRRPIGF, from the coding sequence ATGACGACGGCGATGGTGAAACAGGAACTGGCGGTGGCGTCCTTCAGCACGGTGTACGACCTGGAGCAGGTCGAAACCGCATTGAACGACCTGAACGAGAGCGCGAGCGATGCACTGCGCGCCACTTACGAGCGGATGCTCAAGACCGGCAATCTGCGCTTTTGCGTGAAGCCGAACCGGATGCCGTCGTTCGACGAACTCGACGACGCGCTGCCCAATTTCACCGAGCCGCTCGGCGACGTGCGCAAGCAGGTCGCGCTGTGCCTCGAGACGGAGGACCGGCTCGAACTGATGCCGATCCTGCTGCTCGGGCCGCCCGGGATCGGCAAGACGCATTTCGCGAAGGCGCTTGCGCAGTTGCTCGGCACCGCCTATCACTACGTGCCGATGAGTTCGCTGACGGCCGGCTGGATCCTGTCGGGTGCGTCGTCGCAGTGGAAGAACGCGAAGCCCGGCAAGGTGTTCGATGCGCTTGTCAACGGCAGCTATGCGAATCCCGTGATCGCAGTCGACGAGATCGACAAGGCCGGCAGCGACGCGCAATACGATCCGCTCGGCGCGCTGTACGCGTTGCTCGAGCATGACACCGCGCGCGCGTTCGTCGACGAATTCGCCGAAGTGCCGATCGACGCGGGCAACGTGATCTGGATCGCGACCGCGAACGATGCGCATGCGATTCCGGAGCCGCTGCTGAACCGGATGAACGTGTACGAGATCGCGCCGCCGGATGCCGCGGGCGCGCGGCGGATCGCGCGGACGATCTACGACGAGATTCGCTCGTCGCATGCGTGGGGGCGGCGCTTCCCGGACACGCTCGACGACGACGTGCTCGACGTGCTGGCCGCGACGCCGCCGCGCACGATGCGCCGCGCGTTGCTGCACGCGTTCGGCGCCGCGCGGCTCGCCGGCCGCGACGTAATCGCTCCGTCCGACATTCGCGCGGACGAGGGCGCGGCGAAACGCCGGCCGATCGGATTCTGA
- a CDS encoding MFS transporter, whose protein sequence is MATIANSTKTVRPERALNRRAVAAAVIGNALEWYDFTVFGFMTVVIAELFFPTSSEYSSLLLTTATFGVAFFMRPIGGIVFGLYADRAGRKAALSLVILLMTAGIFLLAIAPPYAAIGIGGPLLIVLGRLLQGFSAGGEFGSATALLIEAAPFSKRGFYGSWQMASQAAALLIGALVGAAVTRGLSPDALRSWGWRVPFILGLVIGPIGFYIRRHLADSEAFLHAQQSGRRATLGEVFTRHPREVLCGLGSVIALTVTIYVLISYLPTFAVKQLKLPYAESFYAVIVGNLLLMVLSPVAGAWSDRIGRKGLSLWSLVLTLALMYPLFAWLDAAPSIGRLIAVQAILSVTLAGYYGPFGAMIAELFPANVRSTGLSIAYNVAVMLFGGFGQFIVTWLIKATGTPLAPTYYVMAGLALSIVAVAFVPARSADLDAPA, encoded by the coding sequence ATGGCGACGATTGCGAACTCAACGAAAACGGTGCGGCCCGAGCGTGCGCTGAACCGGCGCGCGGTGGCGGCGGCCGTGATCGGCAACGCGCTCGAGTGGTACGACTTCACGGTGTTCGGCTTCATGACGGTCGTGATCGCCGAGCTGTTCTTTCCGACGTCCAGCGAATACTCGTCGCTGCTGCTCACCACCGCGACGTTTGGCGTCGCGTTCTTCATGCGCCCGATCGGCGGCATCGTGTTCGGCCTCTATGCGGACCGCGCGGGCCGCAAGGCCGCGCTTTCGCTCGTGATCCTGCTGATGACGGCCGGCATCTTCCTGCTCGCGATCGCACCGCCGTACGCGGCGATCGGCATCGGCGGTCCGCTGCTGATCGTGCTCGGACGCCTGCTGCAAGGCTTCTCCGCCGGCGGTGAATTCGGCAGCGCGACCGCGTTGTTGATCGAAGCCGCGCCGTTCTCGAAACGCGGCTTTTACGGCAGCTGGCAGATGGCGAGCCAGGCCGCCGCGCTGCTGATCGGCGCGCTGGTCGGCGCAGCCGTCACGCGCGGGCTGTCGCCCGACGCACTGCGCAGCTGGGGCTGGCGCGTGCCGTTCATCCTCGGGCTCGTGATCGGCCCGATCGGGTTCTACATCCGCCGTCATCTCGCGGATTCCGAAGCATTTCTCCATGCGCAGCAAAGCGGGCGGCGTGCGACGCTCGGCGAAGTGTTCACGCGCCACCCGCGCGAGGTGCTGTGCGGACTCGGCTCGGTGATTGCGTTGACGGTGACCATCTACGTGCTGATCAGCTATCTGCCGACCTTCGCGGTGAAGCAGCTGAAGCTGCCGTATGCGGAGTCGTTCTATGCGGTGATCGTCGGCAACCTGCTGCTGATGGTGCTGTCGCCGGTCGCGGGCGCATGGTCGGACCGCATCGGCCGCAAGGGGCTGTCGCTGTGGTCGCTCGTGCTGACGCTCGCGCTGATGTATCCGCTGTTCGCATGGCTCGACGCGGCGCCGAGCATCGGCCGGCTGATCGCGGTGCAGGCCATCCTGTCGGTGACGCTCGCCGGCTATTACGGGCCGTTCGGCGCGATGATCGCCGAGCTGTTTCCGGCCAACGTGCGCTCGACCGGGCTGTCGATCGCGTACAACGTCGCGGTGATGCTGTTCGGCGGCTTCGGCCAGTTCATCGTCACGTGGCTGATCAAGGCGACGGGCACGCCGCTCGCGCCGACCTATTACGTGATGGCGGGGCTCGCGCTGTCGATCGTCGCGGTCGCGTTCGTGCCGGCGCGCAGCGCGGATCTCGACGCGCCGGCCTGA
- a CDS encoding amino acid permease, whose product MSLFRKKNVDRMIAGAHGAGLKKALGAIDLTFLGIGAIIGTGIFVLTGTGAVQAGPALMLSFVIAAIACGLAALSYAEFASTIPVAGSIYTYSYATLGELVAWIIGWDLMLEYGLAASAVSVGWSGYLQSLLQGFGLTLPTVLTAAPGAIPGVVTWFNLPAFLVMLVITTLLALGIRESTRINNVMVFIKVSVVLLVIAVGLFHVTPANWKPFMPHGWNGVFGAAAVMFFAFIGFDAVSSAAEEVKNPKRDLPIGIIASLAVCAVLYVTVAAVATGIVPSAQYANVSHPISYALQIAGETWVAGFIDLGAVLGMLTVILVMSYGQTRIIFAMSRDGLLPATLSRVHPRYATPFLTTWLVGLFFGLIAALVPLNVLAELINIGTLAAFSMVSIAVLVLRRTHPELPRAFRCPGVPVVPILAVGACLFLMLNLQPVTWAAFGIWLVIGLVIYFLYSRHHSKLARGQHDAH is encoded by the coding sequence ATGTCCCTCTTCCGCAAGAAAAACGTCGATCGCATGATCGCCGGCGCGCACGGCGCCGGGCTCAAGAAAGCACTCGGCGCAATCGATCTCACCTTCCTCGGCATCGGCGCGATCATCGGCACCGGCATCTTCGTGCTGACCGGCACGGGCGCCGTGCAGGCGGGCCCGGCGCTGATGTTGTCGTTCGTGATCGCCGCGATCGCCTGCGGCCTCGCGGCGCTGTCGTATGCCGAGTTCGCGTCGACGATTCCGGTCGCAGGGTCGATCTACACGTACTCGTACGCGACGCTCGGCGAGCTGGTCGCGTGGATCATCGGCTGGGATCTGATGCTCGAATACGGGCTCGCGGCATCGGCCGTGTCGGTCGGGTGGTCCGGCTACCTGCAGTCGCTGCTGCAGGGCTTCGGGCTCACGCTGCCGACCGTGCTGACGGCCGCGCCCGGCGCGATTCCCGGCGTCGTCACGTGGTTCAACCTGCCTGCGTTCCTCGTGATGCTGGTGATCACGACGCTGCTGGCGCTCGGCATCCGCGAGTCGACCCGCATCAACAACGTAATGGTGTTCATCAAGGTCTCGGTGGTGCTGCTCGTGATCGCGGTCGGCCTGTTTCACGTGACGCCCGCGAACTGGAAGCCGTTCATGCCGCACGGCTGGAACGGCGTGTTCGGCGCCGCGGCCGTGATGTTCTTCGCGTTCATCGGCTTCGACGCGGTGTCGTCGGCGGCCGAAGAAGTGAAGAACCCGAAGCGCGACCTGCCGATCGGCATCATCGCGTCGCTCGCGGTGTGCGCGGTGCTGTACGTGACGGTTGCGGCAGTCGCGACCGGCATCGTCCCGTCTGCGCAGTACGCGAACGTGTCGCACCCGATCTCGTATGCGCTGCAGATCGCCGGCGAGACGTGGGTTGCGGGCTTCATCGACCTCGGCGCGGTGCTCGGGATGCTGACCGTGATCCTCGTGATGAGCTACGGCCAGACGCGGATCATCTTCGCGATGTCGCGCGACGGGCTGCTGCCGGCCACGCTGTCGCGCGTGCATCCGCGCTATGCGACGCCGTTCCTGACTACCTGGCTCGTCGGCCTGTTCTTCGGGCTGATCGCCGCGCTCGTGCCGCTCAACGTGCTCGCCGAACTGATCAACATCGGCACGCTCGCCGCATTCTCGATGGTGTCGATCGCCGTGCTGGTGCTGCGTCGCACGCACCCGGAACTGCCGCGCGCATTCCGCTGCCCTGGCGTGCCGGTGGTGCCGATCCTCGCGGTCGGCGCATGCCTGTTCCTGATGCTCAACCTGCAGCCCGTCACGTGGGCCGCGTTCGGCATCTGGCTCGTGATCGGCCTCGTGATTTACTTCCTGTACTCGCGCCACCACTCGAAACTCGCGCGCGGTCAGCACGACGCGCACTGA
- a CDS encoding PepSY-associated TM helix domain-containing protein, whose protein sequence is MNAPETIAPPPAGTPAAGVIVLHPAARPLSDAERAARRQRSRRATFIKWLRKVHGWVGLWGAVLGLLFGVTGVVLNHRAPPLKIPTGEPQVEELQIGLPDPAPKSPAAMTKWLQQELHFDGRPGRVRKEPAQPVAWGDRRVMQPEHWQMGVFGPHQNLQAEYWVGNGYVSVKRTGNTFLTTLNNLHRGVGMNVGWVLLMDTIAGSLILLSLTGVLLWTELNKRRTVGVVLVVGSVAAALAAGLA, encoded by the coding sequence GTGAACGCACCCGAAACGATCGCCCCGCCGCCGGCGGGCACGCCTGCCGCGGGCGTCATCGTGCTGCATCCCGCCGCACGTCCGCTGAGCGATGCCGAGCGCGCCGCGCGCCGCCAGCGCTCGCGCCGTGCGACCTTCATCAAGTGGCTGCGCAAGGTGCACGGCTGGGTCGGGCTATGGGGCGCGGTGCTCGGATTGCTGTTCGGCGTGACGGGCGTGGTGCTGAATCACCGCGCACCGCCGCTGAAGATCCCGACCGGCGAGCCGCAGGTCGAGGAGCTGCAGATCGGGTTGCCGGATCCGGCGCCGAAGTCGCCGGCCGCGATGACGAAATGGTTGCAGCAGGAGCTGCACTTCGACGGCCGGCCGGGGCGCGTGCGCAAGGAACCCGCGCAGCCGGTCGCGTGGGGCGACCGGCGCGTGATGCAGCCCGAGCATTGGCAGATGGGCGTGTTCGGGCCGCACCAGAACCTGCAGGCCGAATACTGGGTCGGCAACGGCTATGTGTCGGTGAAGCGTACCGGCAACACGTTCCTGACGACGTTGAACAACCTGCATCGCGGTGTCGGCATGAATGTCGGCTGGGTGCTGCTGATGGACACGATCGCGGGGTCGCTGATCCTGCTGTCGCTGACGGGCGTGTTGTTGTGGACCGAGCTGAACAAGCGCCGCACGGTCGGCGTCGTGCTGGTGGTCGGGTCCGTGGCCGCGGCGCTCGCCGCGGGCCTGGCCTGA
- a CDS encoding NAD(P)/FAD-dependent oxidoreductase has translation MEQTDCVVIGAGVVGLAIARELSLRGRETIVLDAADAIGTGTSSRNSEVIHAGLYYPRGSLKATSCVHGRDLLYEFCDTHHVPHRRVGKLLVATSAAQVKQLKAIAARAAENGVLDLMPLTRTEAQTLEPALECVEALFSPSTGIVDSHQLMLALLGEAERHGAMCALKSPVESIDVLRGGRFVVRTGGDAPTEIEAACVINSAGLGAQALARRTRGLDSRWVPPLYLARGNYFSLSGRAPFSHLVYPMPDRAGLGVHLTFDLGGQARFGPDVEWVDALRYEVDPARAPAFYASIRAYWPALPDGALQPAYAGIRPKLAGPGEPPADFIVQGAAQHGVRGLVNLFGIESPGLTASLALAQRVGDMTSRA, from the coding sequence ATGGAGCAGACGGATTGTGTGGTGATCGGCGCGGGCGTCGTCGGTCTGGCGATCGCACGCGAACTCTCGCTGCGCGGGCGCGAGACGATCGTGCTCGATGCGGCCGACGCGATCGGCACGGGCACGAGCTCGCGCAACAGCGAGGTGATTCACGCGGGGTTGTACTATCCGCGCGGCTCGCTGAAGGCGACGTCGTGCGTGCACGGGCGCGATCTTCTGTACGAATTCTGCGACACGCACCACGTGCCGCATCGGCGCGTGGGCAAGCTGCTCGTCGCGACGAGCGCCGCGCAGGTGAAGCAGTTGAAGGCGATCGCCGCGCGCGCGGCGGAAAACGGCGTGCTGGACCTGATGCCGCTCACGCGCACCGAGGCGCAGACGCTCGAGCCGGCGCTCGAATGCGTCGAGGCTCTGTTCTCGCCGAGCACCGGCATCGTCGACAGCCACCAGTTGATGCTCGCGCTGCTCGGCGAAGCCGAGCGCCACGGCGCGATGTGTGCGCTGAAGTCCCCGGTCGAATCGATCGACGTGCTGCGCGGCGGCCGCTTCGTCGTGCGCACGGGCGGCGATGCGCCGACCGAGATCGAAGCCGCCTGCGTGATCAACAGCGCGGGTCTCGGTGCGCAGGCGCTCGCCCGCCGCACGCGCGGCCTCGACTCGCGCTGGGTACCCCCGCTCTATCTCGCGCGCGGCAACTATTTCAGTCTGTCGGGACGTGCGCCGTTCTCGCATCTGGTCTATCCGATGCCCGACCGGGCCGGGCTCGGCGTGCACCTGACGTTCGATCTCGGCGGGCAGGCGCGCTTCGGGCCGGACGTCGAATGGGTCGATGCGCTGCGTTACGAAGTCGATCCGGCGCGCGCGCCGGCGTTCTATGCATCGATCCGCGCGTATTGGCCTGCGTTGCCCGACGGCGCGCTGCAGCCGGCGTACGCCGGCATCCGGCCGAAGCTCGCAGGGCCCGGCGAGCCGCCGGCCGACTTCATCGTGCAAGGCGCCGCGCAGCACGGCGTGCGCGGGCTCGTGAACCTGTTCGGGATCGAGTCGCCGGGGCTGACCGCATCGCTCGCGCTCGCGCAGCGCGTCGGCGACATGACGTCCCGCGCGTGA
- a CDS encoding EscU/YscU/HrcU family type III secretion system export apparatus switch protein: MSMTSRKRAAALVYDPKGGDSAPRVVAKGYGVLAEMIVARARDAGLYVHTAPEMVSLLMQVDLDDRIPPQLYQAVADLLAWLYALDRTEPAAGDPAPHFPLPPLRR, from the coding sequence ATGAGCATGACCTCCCGCAAGCGCGCGGCCGCGCTCGTGTACGACCCGAAAGGCGGCGACAGCGCGCCGCGCGTGGTCGCGAAGGGCTACGGCGTGCTCGCGGAAATGATCGTCGCCCGCGCGCGCGATGCGGGGCTGTACGTGCATACGGCGCCGGAGATGGTGTCGCTGCTGATGCAGGTCGACCTCGACGACCGGATTCCGCCGCAGCTGTACCAGGCGGTCGCCGACCTGCTCGCGTGGCTGTACGCGCTCGATCGCACCGAGCCGGCGGCGGGCGACCCCGCACCGCACTTCCCGCTGCCGCCGCTGCGCCGCTGA
- the rqpS gene encoding quorum system sensor histidine kinase RqpS: protein MDTSLNAPPGAHAPFPSRQLAHSCTATAVMVGALPERDTRDASAARIAALSTELMVADEAARRHLAGELHDGLGAELTAARFALANVQTWLPADAPEGCLRALELAQRALDAATDANRRLIDERDTPALDGGLVGALSTWVDTHAARTGLRTSFVCAADARLTQLGGAGALAIFRVAQEALSNVAKHARAASADVRIDTNGTHLSLIVTDDGTGFPRGRRAGYGLAGMRARCEAFGGSFDTRAPASGQGTRVTARFAWNSLFAVPAAARRTSR from the coding sequence ATGGATACGTCGCTCAACGCGCCCCCCGGCGCTCACGCCCCGTTCCCGTCGAGGCAGCTCGCACACAGCTGCACCGCTACTGCCGTCATGGTCGGCGCCCTCCCCGAACGCGACACGCGCGACGCATCCGCGGCGCGGATCGCGGCGCTGTCCACCGAACTGATGGTCGCCGACGAAGCGGCCCGCCGCCATCTCGCCGGCGAGCTGCATGACGGGCTGGGCGCCGAACTCACCGCCGCGCGCTTCGCGCTCGCAAACGTTCAAACCTGGCTGCCGGCCGATGCGCCGGAGGGCTGCCTGCGCGCGCTCGAACTCGCGCAACGGGCGCTCGACGCCGCGACCGACGCGAACCGCCGGCTGATCGACGAGCGCGATACGCCGGCACTCGACGGCGGCCTCGTCGGCGCGCTGTCGACGTGGGTCGACACGCACGCGGCGCGCACCGGCCTGCGCACGAGCTTCGTGTGCGCGGCGGATGCGCGGCTCACGCAGCTCGGCGGCGCCGGCGCGCTCGCGATCTTCCGCGTCGCGCAGGAAGCGCTGTCGAATGTCGCGAAGCATGCGCGCGCGGCGTCCGCCGACGTACGGATCGACACCAACGGCACACATCTGTCCCTCATCGTTACCGATGATGGGACCGGTTTCCCGCGCGGCCGGCGTGCCGGCTACGGCCTTGCGGGCATGCGCGCCCGCTGCGAGGCATTCGGCGGCAGCTTCGACACCCGCGCGCCGGCTTCGGGCCAGGGCACGCGCGTCACCGCGCGTTTCGCGTGGAATTCGCTGTTCGCGGTGCCGGCCGCCGCGCGCCGCACGTCGCGCTGA
- a CDS encoding ferredoxin--NADP reductase, whose amino-acid sequence MSKYDTATVQSVHHWTDTLFSFTCTREPSLRFNNGEFTMVGLEVDGKPLARAYSIVSPNYEEHLEFFSIKVQNGPLTSRLQHLKVGDTVLIGKKPTGTLVADNLLPGKTLWMLSTGTGLAPFMSIIRDPDIYERFDKVILTHTCRLKGELAYMDYIKHDLPGHEYLGDVIKEKLVYYPTVTREAFDNEGRITDLIATGKLFTDLGVPPFSPENDRVMLCGSTAMLKDTTELLKQAGLVEGKNSAPGHYVIERAFVD is encoded by the coding sequence ATGAGCAAATACGACACCGCCACCGTCCAATCCGTCCACCACTGGACCGACACGCTTTTCAGCTTCACCTGCACCCGTGAGCCGAGCCTGCGCTTCAACAACGGCGAATTCACGATGGTCGGCCTCGAGGTCGACGGCAAGCCGCTCGCGCGCGCGTACTCGATCGTCAGCCCGAACTACGAAGAGCACCTCGAATTCTTCAGCATCAAGGTCCAGAACGGCCCGCTGACGTCGCGCCTGCAACACCTGAAAGTCGGCGACACCGTGCTGATCGGCAAGAAGCCGACCGGCACGCTCGTCGCCGACAACCTGCTGCCCGGCAAGACGCTGTGGATGCTGTCGACGGGCACGGGCCTCGCGCCGTTCATGTCGATCATCCGCGACCCGGACATCTACGAACGCTTCGACAAGGTGATCCTGACGCACACGTGCCGCCTGAAGGGCGAACTGGCGTACATGGACTACATCAAGCACGACCTGCCGGGCCACGAATACCTCGGCGACGTGATCAAGGAAAAGCTCGTCTACTACCCGACGGTCACGCGCGAAGCGTTCGACAACGAGGGCCGGATCACCGACCTGATCGCGACGGGCAAGCTGTTTACGGATCTCGGCGTGCCGCCGTTCTCGCCGGAAAACGACCGCGTGATGCTGTGCGGCAGCACCGCGATGCTGAAGGACACGACCGAGCTGCTGAAGCAGGCCGGTCTCGTCGAAGGCAAGAACAGCGCACCCGGTCACTACGTGATCGAGCGCGCATTCGTGGACTGA
- the rqpR gene encoding response regulator transcription factor RqpR (The RqpSR system (Regulating Quorum sensing and Pathogenicity Sensor kinase and Response regulator) co-occurs with and modulates the expression of cis-2-dodecenoic acid quorum-sensing systems.), producing the protein MSLNILLVDDHAIVRQGIRHLLIDRGVAREVTEAETGADAVAAIDRDTFDVILLDISLPDTNGIELLKRIKRKLPATPVLMFSMYREDQYAVRALKAGAAGYLSKTVNAAQMIGAIQQVAAGRKYVSPAMAEALAEYVSFENEPLPHEKLSDREYQTLCMLASGKRLTDIANTLSLSVKTVSVYRSRLLEKMRLSNNAELTFYVMSNRLVDMAPASGA; encoded by the coding sequence ATGAGTCTGAACATCCTGCTCGTGGACGATCACGCGATCGTCCGGCAAGGGATCCGCCATCTGCTCATCGACCGCGGCGTGGCCCGGGAAGTGACCGAAGCGGAGACCGGCGCCGATGCGGTAGCCGCGATCGATCGCGACACCTTCGATGTGATCCTGCTCGACATCTCGCTGCCGGACACGAACGGCATCGAGTTGCTCAAGCGCATCAAGCGCAAGCTGCCCGCGACGCCGGTGCTGATGTTCTCGATGTACCGCGAGGACCAGTACGCGGTGCGCGCGCTGAAGGCCGGCGCGGCCGGCTATCTGTCGAAGACGGTGAATGCCGCGCAGATGATCGGCGCGATTCAGCAGGTCGCGGCGGGCCGCAAGTACGTGAGCCCGGCGATGGCCGAAGCGCTTGCCGAATACGTGTCGTTCGAGAACGAGCCGCTGCCGCACGAGAAGCTGTCCGACCGCGAGTACCAGACGCTCTGCATGCTCGCGTCCGGCAAGCGTCTCACCGACATCGCGAACACGCTGTCGCTGTCGGTGAAGACGGTCAGCGTGTACCGTTCGCGGCTGCTCGAGAAGATGCGGCTGTCGAACAACGCCGAGCTGACGTTCTACGTGATGAGCAACCGCCTCGTCGACATGGCGCCCGCATCGGGCGCGTGA
- a CDS encoding endonuclease/exonuclease/phosphatase family protein — translation MSADALSLPFAEPHAAPDEITAVSWNLHKGRSPLGFTAWNAMRNWMQSTHADVYFLQEAMARRMPRPMLAAGFGAPMDDAVDDVWHCQATEIAQALDWQIALGPNVFKPSWRHGNAILSPHPLDLGGRWDISAHRFERRGLLVARATLAGSRPVTLLCAHLALTRAARLRQMHWIAHWIVRNAGDDPLVLAGDFNDWRNDSVALFGEIGLSEVATLLGQSGRTFPAFSPALALDKMFVRGLTPLEWQAPSGETAWLSDHLPYIARLRLDPAPSAAP, via the coding sequence ATGTCCGCAGACGCCCTGTCCTTGCCGTTCGCCGAACCGCACGCCGCCCCCGACGAAATCACCGCGGTCAGCTGGAACCTGCACAAGGGCCGCTCGCCGCTCGGCTTCACCGCGTGGAACGCGATGCGCAACTGGATGCAGTCGACGCACGCCGACGTGTATTTTCTGCAGGAAGCGATGGCGCGCCGCATGCCCCGTCCGATGCTCGCCGCCGGATTCGGCGCGCCGATGGACGACGCGGTCGATGACGTATGGCACTGCCAGGCCACCGAGATCGCGCAAGCGCTCGACTGGCAGATCGCGCTCGGGCCGAACGTGTTCAAGCCGTCGTGGCGGCACGGCAATGCAATCCTGTCGCCGCATCCGCTCGATCTCGGCGGCCGCTGGGACATCTCCGCGCACCGCTTCGAGCGGCGCGGGCTGCTGGTCGCGCGCGCGACGCTCGCCGGCTCGCGCCCCGTCACGCTGCTGTGCGCGCACCTCGCGCTCACGCGCGCCGCGCGGCTGCGCCAGATGCACTGGATCGCGCACTGGATCGTGCGCAACGCGGGCGACGATCCGCTCGTGCTCGCCGGCGACTTCAACGACTGGCGCAACGATTCGGTCGCGCTGTTCGGCGAAATCGGGCTGTCCGAGGTCGCGACACTGCTCGGCCAGTCGGGTCGCACGTTCCCCGCATTCTCGCCGGCGCTCGCGCTCGACAAGATGTTCGTGCGCGGACTGACGCCGCTCGAATGGCAGGCGCCGTCCGGCGAAACCGCGTGGCTGTCGGACCACCTGCCGTATATCGCGCGGCTGCGCCTCGATCCCGCACCATCCGCCGCGCCATGA
- a CDS encoding high-potential iron-sulfur protein, which yields MKATRRSFLITSIGAVSALALSREALADAPMLSETDPTAVALGYKADATKVDKTKYPKYAAGQDCAACMLYQGKKGSASGPCGAFPGKQVSAKGWCSAFSKMG from the coding sequence ATGAAAGCAACCCGTCGGAGTTTCCTGATCACGAGCATTGGCGCGGTGTCCGCGCTGGCGTTGTCGCGCGAAGCGCTGGCCGATGCGCCGATGCTGTCGGAAACCGATCCGACCGCCGTGGCGCTCGGCTACAAGGCCGATGCGACGAAGGTCGACAAGACGAAGTATCCGAAATACGCAGCGGGCCAGGATTGCGCGGCCTGCATGCTGTACCAGGGCAAGAAGGGCTCGGCTTCGGGCCCGTGCGGCGCGTTCCCCGGCAAGCAGGTGTCGGCGAAGGGCTGGTGCAGCGCGTTCTCGAAAATGGGCTGA
- a CDS encoding XdhC family protein, protein MESVDLDVLKSSARWLDEGRRVLLVTVVKTWGSSPRPEGAMLAVREDGLVVGSVSGGCIEDDLIARVHASGIAADARPEAVKYGVTAEEAHRFGLPCGGTIQLVLEPLTRDSGIAALCAEVEAGRLVTRTMTLATGRASLSPAQATDGLAFDGERLVTIHGPRYRMLVIGAGQLSRYLCQIAVGLDYQVTVCDPRDEYTDAWDVAGTRVVHTMPDDTVLDMKLDARSAVIALTHDPKLDDLALMEALKTPAFYVGALGSRRNNAARRERLLEFDLSAAELARLHGPAGIYIGSRTPPEIAISILAEVTAAKNNVSLPTILQVEGAKAAREIAANNGATCGL, encoded by the coding sequence ATGGAAAGCGTCGATCTCGATGTACTGAAATCAAGCGCGCGCTGGCTCGACGAAGGGCGTCGCGTGCTGCTCGTGACGGTCGTGAAGACGTGGGGCTCGTCGCCGCGCCCCGAGGGCGCGATGCTCGCGGTGCGCGAGGACGGGCTCGTGGTCGGCTCCGTGTCCGGCGGATGCATCGAGGACGACCTGATCGCCCGCGTGCATGCAAGCGGGATCGCAGCCGATGCGCGCCCCGAAGCCGTCAAGTACGGCGTGACGGCCGAGGAAGCGCACCGTTTCGGCCTGCCCTGCGGCGGGACGATCCAGCTCGTGCTGGAACCGCTCACCCGCGACAGCGGGATCGCCGCATTGTGCGCGGAAGTCGAAGCCGGCCGGCTCGTGACCCGCACGATGACGCTCGCGACCGGTCGCGCGTCGCTGTCGCCGGCGCAGGCGACCGACGGGCTCGCGTTCGACGGCGAGCGGCTCGTGACGATCCACGGGCCGCGCTACCGGATGCTGGTGATCGGGGCCGGGCAGTTGTCGCGCTATCTGTGCCAGATCGCGGTCGGGCTCGACTATCAGGTCACCGTCTGCGATCCGCGCGACGAGTACACGGATGCGTGGGACGTCGCGGGCACGCGCGTCGTGCACACGATGCCGGACGACACGGTGCTCGACATGAAGCTCGACGCACGGTCGGCGGTAATCGCGCTCACGCATGATCCGAAGCTCGACGATCTCGCACTGATGGAGGCGCTGAAAACGCCCGCGTTCTACGTGGGCGCGCTGGGTTCGCGGCGCAACAATGCGGCGCGGCGCGAACGGCTGCTCGAATTCGATTTGAGCGCCGCGGAGCTCGCGCGGCTGCACGGGCCTGCCGGCATCTATATCGGCAGCCGCACGCCGCCCGAGATCGCCATCTCGATCCTCGCGGAAGTCACCGCGGCGAAGAACAACGTGTCGCTGCCGACGATCCTGCAGGTCGAGGGCGCGAAGGCCGCGCGTGAAATCGCGGCAAACAACGGCGCGACCTGCGGGCTGTGA